DNA sequence from the Tissierella sp. MB52-C2 genome:
ACTTTTTCTTTAGTAGGGGAATCAGGCTCAGGAAAAACTACTATAGGTCGTGCTATAGTAAGATTAAATCCAACATCATCAGGTGATATTTATTTTAAAGGACAAAAGATAAATGGTAAAATTTCTAAACAATTGGATGAAGAAGTTATTAGAAAATGTCAGATGATATTTCAAGATCCTATGGCTTCTCTAAATGAAAGAGCAAAAGTTGAATATATAATATCAGAAGGATTATTAAATTTTCATCTATATAAGGATGATAAAGACCGGGCGGAAAAGGTTCAAAAAGCATTACTTGAAGTAGGTCTTTTGCCAGAGTTTGCTTCTCGATTTCCACATGAATTTTCAGGTGGTCAAAGGCAACGTATTGGTATAGCAAGGGCATTAGTTATGGAACCAGAGTTTATAGTAGCAGATGAACCGATATCAGCATTAGATGTTTCTATTCGTGCACAGGTTCTTAATTTACTAAATGAACTTAAAAAAGATAAAGAATTAACATATTTATTTATTTCCCATGATTTATCTGTAGTACGTTTTATATCTGATAGAATTGCAGTTATAAGTAAAGGTAGAATAGTTGAGTTAGCAGAATCAGAAGAATTATTTAGACATCCTTTACATCCATATACAAGATCTTTACTATCAGCAGTACCACAGCCAGATCCAGAAAGAGAAAAGAAGAAAAAACTAATTGTTTATGATCCCTCAGTTCATGATTACTCTGTGGATAAACCAGTTTGGGAAGAAATTATTGAAGGACATTTTATCTACGGAAATCA
Encoded proteins:
- a CDS encoding ATP-binding cassette domain-containing protein produces the protein MTEKEKLIELKDLQITFGKGKKKFVAVDDVNFHIYKGETFSLVGESGSGKTTIGRAIVRLNPTSSGDIYFKGQKINGKISKQLDEEVIRKCQMIFQDPMASLNERAKVEYIISEGLLNFHLYKDDKDRAEKVQKALLEVGLLPEFASRFPHEFSGGQRQRIGIARALVMEPEFIVADEPISALDVSIRAQVLNLLNELKKDKELTYLFISHDLSVVRFISDRIAVISKGRIVELAESEELFRHPLHPYTRSLLSAVPQPDPEREKKKKLIVYDPSVHDYSVDKPVWEEIIEGHFIYGNQRELEQYRREIAVMDAINME